Proteins encoded by one window of Myripristis murdjan chromosome 1, fMyrMur1.1, whole genome shotgun sequence:
- the poll gene encoding DNA polymerase lambda — translation MEPRHGIMKAFPKVKRAKVLQGKDEPPVKKKSNEPVTGDTFRGVTVYILPTGIGNARCEIFQRQIEQNGGHTESSLCASVTHVVVDDSMDSVRAFRLLKVDCMPSGVQLVKCTWLSSCISEKRLLDETRYSLLLPTRDTETQQENIKEELPHVIPSTQKSIEPQLEQPKQEETIEMTNPDSKEDSREEDGVSQNELEALITGQHPKEETPGHSLNPSSNSEHKETVSGKWVCAQSSQTKSNNFNKHITDKLEVLAKAYTHQGDKWRALSYSKAVNALKSYHKPITSYQEACQIPGIGKRMADKIDEIMESGHLRKLDHIGEAVPVLELFNNIWGAGAKTAQLWYQQGFRTLEDIRTKANLTVTQKIGLKHYDDFLDRMPREEAAAIEKVVKEAVWAIDPKLLAVACGSYRRGKATCGDVDVLISHPDGKSHKGVFSKVLQTLHQSGFLTDDLVSHEENGEQKKYMGVCRLPGPGQRHRRLDIIVVPYNEFACAIMYFTGSAHFNRSMRALAKTKHMSLSEHSLNKDVVRQGSLKVHNGSPLPTPTESDVFNLLGIPFREPHERDW, via the exons ATGGAGCCTCGTCATGGGATCATGAAAGCTTTCCCCAAGGTTAAAAGAGCCAAAGTGCTACAGGGAAAGGATGAGCCCCCTGTAAAGAAGAAATCTAATGAGCCTGTCACAG GTGACACTTTCAGGGGCGTCACAGTCTACATCCTGCCCACTGGAATCGGGAATGCCAGATGTGAGATCTTCCAGAGACAGATCGAGCAGAATGGAGGGCACACTGAGAGTTCCCTCTGTGCCAGTGTCACCCATGTGGTCGTGGATGACAGTATGGACAGTGTCAGGGCCTTTCGCCTGCTAAAAGTGGATTGCATGCCCTCTGGAGTCCAGCTGGTGAAATGCACATGGTTGAGCTCATGCATATCTGAAAAACGTCTGCTGGACGAAACGAGATACAGCCTTCTTTTGCCTACAAG GgacactgaaacacaacaggaaaataTTAAAGAAGAGCTGCCCCATGTCATCCCCAGTACACAGAAAAGTATAGAGCCACAGCTGGAACAGCCCAAGCAAGAAGAAACTATAGAAATG ACAAACCCAGACAGCAAAGAGGACTCGAGAGAAGAAGACGGAGTCTCGCAGAATGAGTTGGAGGCTCTGATCACGGGTCAGCATCCTAAAGAGGAGACTCCTGGCCACAGCCTCAATCCCAGCTCAAACTCTGAACACAAGGAGACTGTTTCAGGGAAGTGGGTCTGTGCCCAGTCTTCTCAGACCAAAAGTAATAACTTCAACAAGCACATCACAGACAAACTAGAAGTGCTGGCCAAAGCCTACACACACCAAGGGGACAAGTGGAGGGCCCTAAGCTACTCTAAGGCTGTCAACGCACTCAAGAGCTACCACAAGCCTATCACCTCTTACCAG gaggCCTGTCAGATCCCGGGGATTGGAAAGCGCATGGCTGACAAAATCGATGAGATCATGGAGAGCGGTCATCTGCGCAAGCTAGATCATATCGGGGAGGCTGTGCCAGTGTTGGAGCTTTTCAATAATATCTGGGGTGCAGGAGCTAAGACTGCGCAGCTTTGGTACCAACag GGATTTCGTACTTTGGAGGACATCCGCACAAAAGCCAACCtgaccgtcacacagaaaatagGGTTGAAGCACTATGATGACTTTCTAGACCGAATGCCCAGAGAAGAAGCAGCCGCCATTGAGAAAGTG GTAAAGGAGGCTGTCTGGGCCATAGACCCAAAGCTGCTGGCAGTAGCTTGTGGATCCTACCGTCGGGGAAAGGCAACGTGCGGAGATGTTGACGTGCTCATATCTCACCCTGACGGCAAGTCCCACAAAGGAGTCTTCAGCAAAGTGTTACAGACCCTCCATCAGAGCG GGTTTTTGACAGATGACCTCGTGAGCCATGAGGAGAATGGAGAGCAGAAGAAATATATGGGCGTGTGCCGCTTGCCAGGACCCGGCCAACGCCATCGCAGGCTAGACATCATTGTGGTGCCCTACAATGAGTTCGCCTGTGCTATCATGTATTTCACCGGGTCGGCACACTTCAACCGCTCAATGAGGGCCCTggcaaagacaaaacacatgaGCTTATCAGAGCACTCGCTGAACAAGGATGTGGTGCGTCAAGGTAGCCTGAAAGTGCACAACGGATCTCCACTTCCGACACCCACAGAGAGCGACGTTTTTAACCTTTTAGGCATCCCATTCAGAGAACCCCATGAGAGGGACTGGTGA
- the fgf8b gene encoding fibroblast growth factor 8b, translating to MKQYLTYFKMRLRTSRLGYLLLQFAALCFYAQNSVQSPPNFKHHVTEQSRLSDRTSRRLTRTYQLYSRTSGKHVQVLGNKRVNANGDDGAVHAKLEVETDSFGSRIRIKGAKTGYYICMNKRGKLIGKRKGRGKDCIFTEIVLENNYTALQNAKYEGWYMAFTRKGRPRKASRTKQHQREAHFMKRLPRGHLLSERRPFDVLPLPVPVHPFNKRTKHSHHQRSGGH from the exons ATGAAGCAATATTTGACTTATTTCAAGATGAGGCTTAGAACATCGAGATTAGGTTATCT GTTACTTCAGTTCGCGGCGCTTTGCTTTTACGCACAG AACAGTGTGCAGTCCCCCCCTAATTTTAAGCACCATGTGACCGAGCAAAGCAGGCTGTCGGACCGGACGAGCCGCAGGCTGACCCGAACATATCAGCTGTACAGCCGAACCAGCGGCAAACACGTCCAGGTCCTGGGCAACAAGAGAGTCAATGCCAATGGAGACGACGGGGCAGTGCACG cgAAACTGGAGGTGGAGACAGACTCTTTTGGAAGTCGCATTCGTATTAAAGGGGCGAAGACGGGATACTACATATGTATGAACAAGAGGGGGAAGCTGATCGGCAAG CGGAAAGGACGAGGCAAAGACTGCATCTTCACCGAGATCGTTCTGGAAAACAACTACACAGCGCTGCAGAACGCCAAGTACGAGGGCTGGTACATGGCTTTCACACGCAAGGGCCGTCCGCGGAAAGCCTCCAGGACCAAGCAACACCAGAGGGAGGCCCACTTCATGAAGCGCCTACCCAGGGGGCACTTGCTGAGTGAGAGAAGACCGTTTGATGTGcttcctctccctgtccccGTCCACCCTTTCAACAAGAGGACTAAGCATTCCCATCACCAACGCTCAGGGGGCCACTGA
- the dpcd gene encoding protein DPCD translates to MAVQSWAEQLKSSKKTALINSGKRKVHYLFADGKEMAEEYDLKTDDLIVRKWRCKSTLGAQGQWQIEVGESLTAAGASLDSELIKENCSCPVFMRKDTKTSFQWRIRNLPYPKEVFSVSVEPSERCCIIKTSNKKYYKKFSISDLDRCQLPLDCSALSFTHASNTLIISYKKPKEILTLEHELLKELKKLQGTSEGDGDCKTQ, encoded by the exons ATGGCCGTGCAGAGCTGGGCTGAGCAACTAAAATCATCAAAGAAAACAGCTTTAATAAACAGCG GAAAAAGGAAGGTCCATTACCTCTTTGCAGATGGAAAAGAAATGGCTGAGGAGTATGACCTGAAAACAGATGACCTCATTG TACGAAAGTGGCGATGCAAAAGCACACTGGGAGCTCAGGGGCAATGGCAGATAGAAGTTGGAGAGTCGCTCACAGCCGCTGGCGCTTCTTTGGATTCGGAGTTGATCAAGGAGAACTGCTCCTGT CCTGTCTTCATGCGTAAAGACACAAAGACCAGTTTCCAGTGGAGAATCCGCAACCTTCCCTACCCCAAAGAAGTATTTAGTGTGTCAGTGGAGCCGTCTGAAAGATGTTGCATCATAAAAACCTccaacaaaaa GTATTATAAGAAATTCAGTATTTCTGACCTAGATCGATGCCAGTTACCATTGGACTGCTCTGCCCTCAGCTTCACTCATGCCAGTAACACGTTAATCATCAGT TACAAGAAACCCAAGGAGATCTTAACCCTTGAGCATGAGCTactgaaggagctgaaaaaactgcaggggaccaGCGAAGGGGACGGTGACTGCAAAACTCAGTAA